A genomic region of Jeotgalibaca ciconiae contains the following coding sequences:
- the rluF gene encoding 23S rRNA pseudouridine(2604) synthase RluF — MRINKYISESGKASRRGADKLITDNRVTINGKRATIGTQVEAGDDVRVDGNPIRVARNNVYIALNKPVGITSTTEKSVKGNIVDLVNHPLRIFHIGRLDKDSEGLILLTNDGDIVNEILRVENKHEKEYIVSVNRPITPDFLKQMAEGVKILGTKTLPCEVTQLSKYEFQIILTQGLNRQIRRMCEELGYEVYRLQRVRVMNILLGKLPPGQWRDLTKKEKTRLFKDLNYEPKEW, encoded by the coding sequence ATGCGCATTAATAAATATATAAGTGAATCAGGAAAAGCATCCAGGCGAGGTGCAGACAAATTAATTACGGATAATAGAGTTACCATTAATGGAAAACGTGCCACAATTGGTACCCAAGTTGAAGCCGGAGATGATGTTCGAGTAGATGGAAATCCAATCCGAGTAGCAAGAAATAATGTATACATTGCTTTAAATAAGCCCGTAGGCATTACGAGTACGACAGAAAAAAGTGTGAAAGGAAACATTGTCGATTTGGTCAACCACCCATTAAGGATTTTCCATATTGGGCGTCTGGATAAAGATTCCGAAGGATTGATACTCCTCACAAACGACGGCGATATTGTCAACGAAATTCTGCGGGTGGAAAACAAGCATGAAAAGGAATATATCGTTTCGGTGAACCGGCCCATTACCCCTGACTTCTTGAAACAGATGGCAGAAGGAGTCAAAATATTAGGCACAAAAACACTTCCTTGTGAGGTAACACAATTATCAAAGTATGAGTTCCAAATCATTTTAACGCAAGGGCTCAACCGTCAAATCCGACGCATGTGCGAGGAATTAGGTTACGAGGTCTACCGATTACAGAGAGTTCGAGTTATGAATATTCTTTTAGGAAAACTTCCTCCTGGACAATGGAGAGACTTAACCAAAAAAGAAAAAACAAGATTGTTTAAAGATTTGAACTATGAGCCAAAAGAGTGGTAG
- a CDS encoding heavy-metal-associated domain-containing protein encodes MYKATITLEALSCPSCLQKIESAVKGLNGIDQNSVKVLFNSSKVKADFDESSLTIEAIEKAIEDLGYSVIKSKVKAA; translated from the coding sequence ATGTATAAAGCAACGATTACCCTAGAAGCATTGTCTTGTCCATCTTGCTTGCAAAAAATCGAGAGTGCCGTAAAAGGATTAAATGGCATAGATCAAAATAGTGTGAAGGTCTTATTCAATTCTAGTAAAGTAAAAGCGGACTTTGACGAAAGTTCCCTAACAATCGAAGCAATTGAAAAAGCCATTGAGGACTTGGGATATTCCGTTATAAAATCGAAAGTAAAAGCAGCGTAA
- a CDS encoding DNA alkylation repair protein, translating to MELEVVMQELESLSKEHMKKRYLSNGAQEPLFGVATGAMKPMSKKIKINQALAEDLYATGNYDAMYFAGVIADPNAMTESDYERWIDAAYFYMLSDFVVAVTLSESNIAQEVADKWIASGDELRMSAGWSCYCWLLGNRKDQEFSKEKISEMLDIVKNTIHDAPERAKASMINFLYTVGVSYLPLHDKAVETAKELGVIEVKRGKKKPSLLNANESIQKEMERGRLGFKRKYVRC from the coding sequence ATGGAACTTGAAGTGGTTATGCAAGAACTTGAATCGTTAAGTAAAGAACATATGAAAAAAAGATACTTATCGAATGGGGCACAGGAGCCTCTTTTCGGTGTAGCGACAGGTGCAATGAAGCCGATGTCGAAAAAGATAAAAATCAATCAAGCCTTGGCTGAAGACTTATACGCAACAGGGAACTATGATGCGATGTATTTTGCAGGTGTGATTGCTGATCCGAACGCGATGACCGAATCAGATTATGAGCGTTGGATCGATGCTGCTTATTTTTATATGTTATCTGACTTTGTGGTAGCAGTGACATTATCGGAATCCAACATAGCACAAGAAGTCGCTGATAAATGGATCGCGTCGGGAGATGAGCTGCGAATGTCGGCAGGATGGAGCTGCTATTGCTGGCTTCTAGGGAATCGAAAAGATCAAGAATTTTCTAAGGAAAAGATTTCAGAAATGCTCGATATTGTAAAAAATACAATTCATGATGCGCCAGAGCGTGCCAAGGCTTCGATGATCAATTTTTTATATACAGTGGGGGTTTCTTATTTACCACTACACGATAAAGCAGTAGAGACTGCAAAAGAATTGGGTGTTATAGAAGTCAAACGTGGTAAGAAAAAACCGAGCCTTTTGAATGCAAATGAAAGTATCCAAAAAGAAATGGAGAGAGGAAGGCTGGGCTTTAAACGCAAGTATGTGAGATGTTAA
- a CDS encoding iron-sulfur cluster repair di-iron protein, ric codes for MITFNEYMTKNSEKLELFTKAIIRAHGKNHPEAFDVRELYTQMQTKTKEAGEEKPNLDEEFSRLRQVTNNYLIPGDVCETYAAVYNMLAEADQAYQG; via the coding sequence ATGATAACATTTAATGAATACATGACTAAGAACTCTGAAAAATTGGAATTGTTTACAAAGGCAATCATTCGTGCGCATGGAAAAAACCACCCAGAAGCATTTGACGTACGTGAACTGTATACCCAAATGCAAACGAAAACGAAAGAAGCAGGAGAAGAAAAACCAAATCTAGATGAAGAATTTTCTCGATTACGCCAAGTAACCAATAACTACCTGATTCCCGGAGATGTTTGTGAAACATACGCGGCGGTTTACAATATGTTAGCTGAAGCCGATCAAGCATACCAAGGATAA
- a CDS encoding helix-turn-helix domain-containing protein, with protein MNIERFIEARKASGLSQIELAEGICTQATLSRFENNGQVPNLKILIKLCNRLNLPLGELFPKVGVRHTEIIEKMNKAEFFLITSEYEQAATLLSTISISTVEDLNLTLRYHYLNGFIMIFQSSSVMDILFMFDQILLEEETADSEIFRLLAYTGIGMAYSREEDQEKAEFYFNKVLEKIYTYPTKKIEDTWRVLNIVFQCGVFYSAIHEIEISNALLNYAVSICSDNHVTYYLARAAIQLAKNAIIQNEPKESILERIYDARAYSKINKNTVALKELALMEKEVLSNTQ; from the coding sequence TTGAATATTGAACGTTTTATTGAAGCACGAAAAGCAAGTGGACTTTCTCAGATTGAACTAGCAGAAGGAATTTGTACGCAAGCTACCTTAAGTCGCTTTGAAAATAATGGACAAGTTCCGAACTTAAAAATCCTTATCAAATTATGCAATCGACTGAATCTTCCGTTAGGGGAGTTATTTCCAAAAGTAGGCGTAAGACATACTGAAATAATCGAAAAAATGAATAAAGCAGAATTTTTTTTAATTACGAGTGAGTACGAGCAAGCAGCAACATTGCTTAGTACGATTTCGATCAGCACGGTTGAAGACTTGAATCTAACCTTGCGCTATCACTACTTAAATGGCTTTATCATGATTTTTCAAAGTTCCTCTGTGATGGACATTCTTTTTATGTTTGACCAGATCTTATTAGAAGAAGAAACGGCGGATTCTGAAATTTTCCGTTTGCTAGCATACACGGGCATCGGCATGGCTTATTCACGGGAAGAAGACCAAGAGAAAGCAGAGTTTTACTTCAACAAAGTTCTTGAAAAAATTTATACTTATCCGACTAAAAAAATAGAGGATACATGGAGAGTTCTGAATATCGTATTTCAATGCGGCGTTTTTTATTCCGCGATTCATGAGATAGAAATCAGCAATGCATTGTTGAATTATGCTGTTTCTATTTGTTCAGATAATCACGTGACGTATTACCTTGCAAGAGCAGCCATTCAATTAGCTAAAAATGCCATTATTCAAAACGAGCCGAAAGAAAGTATTTTGGAAAGGATTTACGATGCAAGAGCCTATTCGAAAATCAATAAAAATACGGTGGCTTTAAAAGAGCTGGCTCTCATGGAAAAAGAAGTATTGTCAAACACGCAGTAG
- a CDS encoding pyridoxamine 5'-phosphate oxidase family protein: protein MKIEDIMQILQEQMKVAIFATVDEDNKPHARHAHIGVANENGVFFMTHPKTNFYKQLQNNPHVAITAMSEDGYLIQVIRIEGKIREVGRERLEEILQDNPYVKHVYPNKSERQGSQVFQLYEGEGFYHSMTQGHRYVFQIEAK, encoded by the coding sequence ATGAAAATAGAAGACATTATGCAAATATTACAAGAACAAATGAAAGTTGCCATTTTTGCTACAGTTGATGAGGACAATAAGCCACATGCTCGACATGCACATATCGGTGTAGCAAACGAAAATGGCGTGTTCTTTATGACCCATCCAAAAACAAATTTTTACAAACAACTGCAAAATAACCCCCACGTTGCCATTACAGCAATGTCTGAAGATGGCTATTTGATTCAAGTGATTCGGATTGAAGGGAAAATCCGCGAGGTCGGAAGAGAACGTCTTGAGGAAATTTTACAAGATAACCCTTATGTCAAACACGTTTATCCCAATAAATCTGAGCGTCAAGGTTCCCAAGTTTTCCAACTATATGAAGGAGAAGGATTCTATCACAGTATGACTCAAGGTCATCGCTATGTTTTTCAAATTGAGGCAAAGTAA
- a CDS encoding heavy-metal-associated domain-containing protein encodes MSKAILTLETLSCPSCLQKIESAVKGLDGVDFNSVKVLFNSSKVKADFDENILTVKAIEKSIENLGYSVIKSKVKIAS; translated from the coding sequence TCTAAAGCAATCCTAACATTAGAAACATTGTCTTGTCCTTCTTGCCTACAAAAAATTGAGAGTGCCGTAAAGGGATTGGACGGAGTTGATTTCAATAGCGTGAAAGTGCTGTTCAATTCCAGCAAAGTAAAGGCTGATTTTGACGAAAATATACTAACCGTCAAAGCGATTGAAAAGTCGATTGAGAATTTGGGTTATTCCGTTATCAAGTCTAAAGTAAAAATAGCATCCTAA